From the genome of Spinacia oleracea cultivar Varoflay chromosome 2, BTI_SOV_V1, whole genome shotgun sequence, one region includes:
- the LOC110776614 gene encoding protein-tyrosine sulfotransferase isoform X3 has translation MDPKLKWAVPLLIIGSVIMLVNTSFAEDDYQRCEIAVNNWATSQLSQEVKEDKHTLRDLLFFLHIPRTGGRTYFHCFLKKLYSSRLECPRSYDKLRFNPRTAHCRLLVTHDDYSMMTKLPKEKTSVVTILRNPVDRVFSTYEFSIEVAARFLVHPNLTSSIQMAGHLRKKNNVVSTLDIWPWKYLVPWMREDLFSRRDARLSRNLNLVESKNSYDMEHFAMPLHQYINDPIALDIVHNGATFQVAGLTNNSKLEESHEVRTCVQKYDSLGDSVLDVAKRRLDNMLYVGLTEDHKGSATTFAHVVGAQVISQLVESNSSMEHQAMNITEQNSLAESESQIGQHKADDNLIKVLPNAVREVKRSKMTVGNLMEAYESCITHLRKSQSQRRINSLKRISPVNYTKEARHQVPESMIEQIISLNRLDMELYKYAQNIFAGQHEQTVQKLERQNSILINSFMTPHWENISLIMTIVLVVVAILLFVNARRRMSKVKV, from the exons ATGGATCCAAAATTAAAATGGGCTGTCCCGCTTTTGATTATTGGATCAG TTATTATGCTGGTAAATACTTCTTTTGCTGAAGATGACTACCAACGTTGTGAGATTGCTGTAAACAATTGGGCCACTTCTCAACTTAGTCAAGAAGTTAAGGAAGACAAACATACACTTCGTGATCTGTTGTTTTTCCTACATATACCAAGGACCGGAGGACGTACATATTTTCACTG TTTCTTGAAAAAGCTGTACTCTTCTCGGCTGGAATGTCCTCGTTCTTATGACAAATTGCGTTTCAATCCAAG AACAGCACATTGCAGGTTGTTAGTTACTCACGATGATTACAGCATGATGACTAAGCTGCCTAAGGAGAAAACCTCAGTTGTGACAATACTAAGAAACCCTGTTGATCGTGTATTCAGTACTTACGAATTTTCAATTGAGGTAGCCGCTAGATTTTTGGTGCATCCTAACTTGACTTCTTCCATACAAATGGCTGGACATTTGCGAAAGAAAAACAATGTGGTTAGCACGCTAGATATTTGGCCGTGGAAGTATTTGGTTCCATGGATGAGAGAAGACCTATTTTCCAGG AGAGATGCTAGGCTGAGTCGGAATCTAAATCTCGTTGAAAGTAAAAACTCATACGATATGGAACACTTTGCTATGCCGCTGCATCAATACATAAATGATCCAATTGCTTTGGACATCGTTCACAACGGGGCTACTTTTCAG GTTGCAGGACTAACAAATAATTCAAAGTTAGAGGAGTCGCATGAAGTGCGTACTTGTGTGCAGAAGTATGATTCTCTGGGTGATTCTGTGCTTGATGTGGCAAAG AGGAGGTTGGACAATATGTTATATGTTGGACTAACTGAAGACCATAAAGGATCTGCGACAACATTCGCACATGTTGTTGGTGCACAGGTCATTTCTCAGTTGGTAGAATCAAATTCTAGCATGGAACATCAAGCTATGAATATAACAG AACAAAATTCACTTGCAGAGTCTGAATCTCAAATTGGTCAACACAAG GCTGATGATAACCTGATAAAGGTTTTACCAAATGCGGTTAGAGAGGTCAAAAGAAGT AAGATGACTGTTGGAAATCTTATGGAAGCTTACGAATCATGCATTACTCATTTGCGGAAGTCGCAGTCACAGCGGCGAATTAATTCTCTGAAGAGAATATCCCCAGTGAACTATACAAAAGAG GCACGCCACCAGGTACCAGAATCAATGATTGAACAGATAATTTCACTGAATAGACTTGATATGGAGCTTTACAAGTATGCTCAGAATATCTTTGCTGGGCAGCATGAACAGACAGTGCAAAAGTTG GAAAGACAAAACAGCATCCTGATCAACTCATTTATGACTCCGCATTGGGAAAATATTTCGTTAATCATGACCATCGTTTTGGTGGTTGTTGCTATATTATTGTTTGTAAATGCAAGAAGAAGAATGTCTAAAGTTAAGGTATGA
- the LOC110776614 gene encoding protein-tyrosine sulfotransferase isoform X2 yields the protein MDPKLKWAVPLLIIGSVIMLVNTSFAEDDYQRCEIAVNNWATSQLSQEVKEDKHTLRDLLFFLHIPRTGGRTYFHCFLKKLYSSRLECPRSYDKLRFNPRTAHCRLLVTHDDYSMMTKLPKEKTSVVTILRNPVDRVFSTYEFSIEVAARFLVHPNLTSSIQMAGHLRKKNNVVSTLDIWPWKYLVPWMREDLFSRRDARLSRNLNLVESKNSYDMEHFAMPLHQYINDPIALDIVHNGATFQVAGLTNNSKLEESHEVRTCVQKYDSLGDSVLDVAKRRLDNMLYVGLTEDHKGSATTFAHVVGAQVISQLVESNSSMEHQAMNITEQNSLAESESQIGQHKADDNLIKVLPNAVREVKRSMTVGNLMEAYESCITHLRKSQSQRRINSLKRISPVNYTKEARHQVPESMIEQIISLNRLDMELYKYAQNIFAGQHEQTVQKLLQERQNSILINSFMTPHWENISLIMTIVLVVVAILLFVNARRRMSKVKV from the exons ATGGATCCAAAATTAAAATGGGCTGTCCCGCTTTTGATTATTGGATCAG TTATTATGCTGGTAAATACTTCTTTTGCTGAAGATGACTACCAACGTTGTGAGATTGCTGTAAACAATTGGGCCACTTCTCAACTTAGTCAAGAAGTTAAGGAAGACAAACATACACTTCGTGATCTGTTGTTTTTCCTACATATACCAAGGACCGGAGGACGTACATATTTTCACTG TTTCTTGAAAAAGCTGTACTCTTCTCGGCTGGAATGTCCTCGTTCTTATGACAAATTGCGTTTCAATCCAAG AACAGCACATTGCAGGTTGTTAGTTACTCACGATGATTACAGCATGATGACTAAGCTGCCTAAGGAGAAAACCTCAGTTGTGACAATACTAAGAAACCCTGTTGATCGTGTATTCAGTACTTACGAATTTTCAATTGAGGTAGCCGCTAGATTTTTGGTGCATCCTAACTTGACTTCTTCCATACAAATGGCTGGACATTTGCGAAAGAAAAACAATGTGGTTAGCACGCTAGATATTTGGCCGTGGAAGTATTTGGTTCCATGGATGAGAGAAGACCTATTTTCCAGG AGAGATGCTAGGCTGAGTCGGAATCTAAATCTCGTTGAAAGTAAAAACTCATACGATATGGAACACTTTGCTATGCCGCTGCATCAATACATAAATGATCCAATTGCTTTGGACATCGTTCACAACGGGGCTACTTTTCAG GTTGCAGGACTAACAAATAATTCAAAGTTAGAGGAGTCGCATGAAGTGCGTACTTGTGTGCAGAAGTATGATTCTCTGGGTGATTCTGTGCTTGATGTGGCAAAG AGGAGGTTGGACAATATGTTATATGTTGGACTAACTGAAGACCATAAAGGATCTGCGACAACATTCGCACATGTTGTTGGTGCACAGGTCATTTCTCAGTTGGTAGAATCAAATTCTAGCATGGAACATCAAGCTATGAATATAACAG AACAAAATTCACTTGCAGAGTCTGAATCTCAAATTGGTCAACACAAG GCTGATGATAACCTGATAAAGGTTTTACCAAATGCGGTTAGAGAGGTCAAAAGAAGT ATGACTGTTGGAAATCTTATGGAAGCTTACGAATCATGCATTACTCATTTGCGGAAGTCGCAGTCACAGCGGCGAATTAATTCTCTGAAGAGAATATCCCCAGTGAACTATACAAAAGAG GCACGCCACCAGGTACCAGAATCAATGATTGAACAGATAATTTCACTGAATAGACTTGATATGGAGCTTTACAAGTATGCTCAGAATATCTTTGCTGGGCAGCATGAACAGACAGTGCAAAAGTTG TTGCAGGAAAGACAAAACAGCATCCTGATCAACTCATTTATGACTCCGCATTGGGAAAATATTTCGTTAATCATGACCATCGTTTTGGTGGTTGTTGCTATATTATTGTTTGTAAATGCAAGAAGAAGAATGTCTAAAGTTAAGGTATGA
- the LOC110776614 gene encoding protein-tyrosine sulfotransferase isoform X1, translating to MDPKLKWAVPLLIIGSVIMLVNTSFAEDDYQRCEIAVNNWATSQLSQEVKEDKHTLRDLLFFLHIPRTGGRTYFHCFLKKLYSSRLECPRSYDKLRFNPRTAHCRLLVTHDDYSMMTKLPKEKTSVVTILRNPVDRVFSTYEFSIEVAARFLVHPNLTSSIQMAGHLRKKNNVVSTLDIWPWKYLVPWMREDLFSRRDARLSRNLNLVESKNSYDMEHFAMPLHQYINDPIALDIVHNGATFQVAGLTNNSKLEESHEVRTCVQKYDSLGDSVLDVAKRRLDNMLYVGLTEDHKGSATTFAHVVGAQVISQLVESNSSMEHQAMNITEQNSLAESESQIGQHKADDNLIKVLPNAVREVKRSKMTVGNLMEAYESCITHLRKSQSQRRINSLKRISPVNYTKEARHQVPESMIEQIISLNRLDMELYKYAQNIFAGQHEQTVQKLLQERQNSILINSFMTPHWENISLIMTIVLVVVAILLFVNARRRMSKVKV from the exons ATGGATCCAAAATTAAAATGGGCTGTCCCGCTTTTGATTATTGGATCAG TTATTATGCTGGTAAATACTTCTTTTGCTGAAGATGACTACCAACGTTGTGAGATTGCTGTAAACAATTGGGCCACTTCTCAACTTAGTCAAGAAGTTAAGGAAGACAAACATACACTTCGTGATCTGTTGTTTTTCCTACATATACCAAGGACCGGAGGACGTACATATTTTCACTG TTTCTTGAAAAAGCTGTACTCTTCTCGGCTGGAATGTCCTCGTTCTTATGACAAATTGCGTTTCAATCCAAG AACAGCACATTGCAGGTTGTTAGTTACTCACGATGATTACAGCATGATGACTAAGCTGCCTAAGGAGAAAACCTCAGTTGTGACAATACTAAGAAACCCTGTTGATCGTGTATTCAGTACTTACGAATTTTCAATTGAGGTAGCCGCTAGATTTTTGGTGCATCCTAACTTGACTTCTTCCATACAAATGGCTGGACATTTGCGAAAGAAAAACAATGTGGTTAGCACGCTAGATATTTGGCCGTGGAAGTATTTGGTTCCATGGATGAGAGAAGACCTATTTTCCAGG AGAGATGCTAGGCTGAGTCGGAATCTAAATCTCGTTGAAAGTAAAAACTCATACGATATGGAACACTTTGCTATGCCGCTGCATCAATACATAAATGATCCAATTGCTTTGGACATCGTTCACAACGGGGCTACTTTTCAG GTTGCAGGACTAACAAATAATTCAAAGTTAGAGGAGTCGCATGAAGTGCGTACTTGTGTGCAGAAGTATGATTCTCTGGGTGATTCTGTGCTTGATGTGGCAAAG AGGAGGTTGGACAATATGTTATATGTTGGACTAACTGAAGACCATAAAGGATCTGCGACAACATTCGCACATGTTGTTGGTGCACAGGTCATTTCTCAGTTGGTAGAATCAAATTCTAGCATGGAACATCAAGCTATGAATATAACAG AACAAAATTCACTTGCAGAGTCTGAATCTCAAATTGGTCAACACAAG GCTGATGATAACCTGATAAAGGTTTTACCAAATGCGGTTAGAGAGGTCAAAAGAAGT AAGATGACTGTTGGAAATCTTATGGAAGCTTACGAATCATGCATTACTCATTTGCGGAAGTCGCAGTCACAGCGGCGAATTAATTCTCTGAAGAGAATATCCCCAGTGAACTATACAAAAGAG GCACGCCACCAGGTACCAGAATCAATGATTGAACAGATAATTTCACTGAATAGACTTGATATGGAGCTTTACAAGTATGCTCAGAATATCTTTGCTGGGCAGCATGAACAGACAGTGCAAAAGTTG TTGCAGGAAAGACAAAACAGCATCCTGATCAACTCATTTATGACTCCGCATTGGGAAAATATTTCGTTAATCATGACCATCGTTTTGGTGGTTGTTGCTATATTATTGTTTGTAAATGCAAGAAGAAGAATGTCTAAAGTTAAGGTATGA